The genomic window GAGCTTTTCACGCAGTTCCTTCACCAGCTCGACGATCTGGGCCTGAATGGTCACATCAAGCGCCGTCGTCGGCTCATCGGCGATCACCAGCTCCGGTTCGCTCAGCAGGGCCATTGCGATCATCACACGCTGACGCATGCCGCCGGAGAGCTGATGGGGATATTCCCTCAGCCGGTGAGTGCTGTTGGAGATCCCCACCAGATCGAGATACTTGGCCGCCTGTTTCATGGCGTCGGCCTTTTTCATCCGTCTGTGATAGATGATCCCTTCGCAGAGCTGATCGCCGATCTTCATGAACGGGTTCAAGGATGTCATCGGATCCTGAAAGATCATGCCCACCTTGGATCCGCGTACGGCGTTGATTTCGTTCATGCCGGCGGTGCTGAGATTCTGTCCGTCAAGTACAACCTCGCCGTCGGTGATTTCGGCAGCAGGTGGCAAGAGTTTGATGAGGCTCATCATGGAGACGGACTTGCCGCATCCTGATTCACCGACAACCCCGAGCATCTCTCCCTTGTCGAGGGTGAAGGAAACCCCGTTTACCGCATAGAGATAGCCATTGCGCACCTTGAAGCGCGTGTGCAGGTTTTTGACTTCCAATAGTTTGGTCAAAGCGCCCTCCCATTTTCCGTTCGTTGTCTCTATTTCCACTGCCGTGGATTGAGAGCGTCGTTGAGACCATCACCAAGGAAACTGAACGCAATGGTGACAAGTGCGAGGACTGCAGCTGGTGCTGCGAGGATGTGCGGATAGAGCTGCCAGACCCTGAGCCCGTCACTGATCATGTTGCCCCAGCTCGGAATGGGCGGACGAACGCCGACACCGAGGAAGGAGAAGGAGGATTCGAACACCATGGCTTCCCCCAGCGCCGCACTGATATAGACGATGATCGGTCCCAGAGAGTTGGGGATCACGTATTTCCAGACGATCTTGGGAGTCGGGACACCAATGGCTTCGGCAGCGACCACATAGTTCTTGTTGCGAACCGACAGGATCTGGCCGCGAATGATGC from uncultured Cohaesibacter sp. includes these protein-coding regions:
- a CDS encoding ABC transporter ATP-binding protein, translating into MTKLLEVKNLHTRFKVRNGYLYAVNGVSFTLDKGEMLGVVGESGCGKSVSMMSLIKLLPPAAEITDGEVVLDGQNLSTAGMNEINAVRGSKVGMIFQDPMTSLNPFMKIGDQLCEGIIYHRRMKKADAMKQAAKYLDLVGISNSTHRLREYPHQLSGGMRQRVMIAMALLSEPELVIADEPTTALDVTIQAQIVELVKELREKLNMSIIWITHDLSLLAGMVDRIMVMYGGSVVEEAPIDEIYKSPRHPYTIGLLKSIPSIKTEAGSRLPSIAGAPPNLFVEPTSCPFAPRCAYRMDRCTREIPSLEPVKGEGANPKHRIACWVDVTAEGEAK